A window of the Cytophagaceae bacterium genome harbors these coding sequences:
- a CDS encoding DEAD/DEAH box helicase → MEKILKKLGIAERNEMQLEAEKSISENKNTLLLSPTGSGKTLAFLIPLLDIINKDLPQIQVLILAPSRELAMQIESVWREMGTGIKINSFYGGHTVEVEMNNLKNPPLVLVGTPGRIADHFTRNSIQSKSIKTIVYDEFDKSLEMGFHEQIQYILDNLPKPSKQVFVSATQGISIPEFVDSEHLNVLDFIDEKSGNQKLSLRFVKTKNKSEAIITLLGQISQEPTLIFCNQRDEAEELAGLLYQKQINCVIFHGKIEQVDREKALIKFRNGSVRYLISTDLAARGLDIPEIENVIHYSLPFHAQEFIHRNGRTARMNASGTAYFFDNPEEKLPDYVGDLATELILEEKQKLPAKEIWSTVYFSGGKKDKINKIDIVGFCLQKGGLNKEELGRIEVQDFVSYVAVKSSKLVSFLKTIKDQKIKGKKMKIELAR, encoded by the coding sequence ATGGAAAAAATCTTGAAGAAACTCGGAATTGCAGAGAGAAATGAAATGCAGCTTGAGGCTGAGAAAAGCATTTCAGAGAATAAAAATACTTTACTTTTATCTCCTACCGGTTCCGGAAAAACACTGGCATTTTTGATTCCATTGCTGGATATTATCAATAAAGATTTACCTCAAATTCAAGTGCTTATTTTGGCACCTTCCCGTGAGTTGGCGATGCAAATTGAGTCAGTTTGGCGGGAAATGGGTACCGGAATTAAAATCAATTCTTTTTATGGTGGCCATACCGTGGAGGTCGAGATGAATAACCTCAAAAATCCTCCATTGGTACTGGTGGGTACTCCAGGCCGTATTGCTGATCATTTTACCCGAAATTCCATACAATCCAAAAGTATTAAAACCATTGTTTACGACGAATTTGACAAGTCACTGGAGATGGGTTTCCATGAACAGATTCAATATATACTTGATAATCTGCCCAAACCTTCTAAACAGGTTTTTGTTTCTGCAACGCAAGGTATTAGCATTCCGGAATTTGTGGATTCTGAACATTTAAATGTTTTGGATTTTATTGATGAAAAGTCTGGAAACCAAAAATTGAGTTTGAGATTTGTGAAAACAAAAAACAAATCTGAGGCGATAATTACACTTTTAGGCCAAATTTCTCAGGAACCTACTTTGATTTTCTGCAACCAACGCGATGAAGCGGAGGAGCTGGCCGGTTTATTATACCAGAAACAAATCAATTGTGTAATTTTTCATGGGAAAATAGAACAAGTTGACCGGGAAAAAGCTTTGATAAAATTCCGCAATGGTAGCGTAAGGTATTTGATAAGCACCGATTTAGCGGCAAGAGGTTTAGATATCCCTGAAATTGAGAATGTTATACACTATTCTCTTCCATTTCATGCTCAGGAATTTATACATCGCAATGGCCGCACTGCCAGAATGAATGCTTCAGGAACAGCCTATTTTTTTGATAATCCTGAGGAGAAATTACCCGATTATGTCGGAGATTTAGCAACAGAACTCATTCTGGAAGAAAAACAAAAACTCCCGGCAAAGGAAATTTGGAGTACGGTTTATTTCAGTGGCGGAAAAAAAGACAAAATTAACAAAATTGATATTGTAGGTTTTTGTTTACAAAAAGGGGGTCTTAATAAAGAGGAATTGGGTAGGATAGAAGTGCAGGATTTTGTTTCTTATGTGGCAGTCAAAAGTTCTAAACTGGTTTCCTTTCTTAAAACCATAAAAGACCAAAAAATCAAAGGCAAAAAAATGAAGATAGAATTGGCAAGATAA